The following proteins are encoded in a genomic region of Streptomyces sp. NBC_01723:
- a CDS encoding ribonuclease J has product MSHPHPELGRPPALAKGGLRVTPLGGLGEIGRNMTVFEYGGRLLIVDCGVLFPEEEQPGIDLILPDFSSIRDRLDDIEGIVLTHGHEDHIGGVPFLLREKPDIPLIGSKLTLALIEAKLQEHRIRPYTLEVAEGHRERVGPFDCEFVAVNHSIPDALAVAIRTPAGMVVHTGDFKMDQLPLDGRLTDLHAFARLSEEGIDLLLSDSTNAEVPGFVPPERDISNVLRQVFAGARKRIIVASFASHVHRIQQILDAAHEYGRRVAFVGRSMVRNMGIARDLGYLKVPPGLVVDVKTLDDLPDSEVVLVCTGSQGEPMAALSRMANRDHQIRIVNGDTVILASSLIPGNENAVYRVINGLTRWGANVVHKGNAKVHVSGHASAGELLYFYNICRPKNLMPVHGEWRHLRANAELGALTGVPHDRIVIAEDGVVVDLVEGKAKISGKVQAGYVYVDGLSVGDVGEPALKDRKILGDEGIISVFVVIDSSTGKITAGPHVQARGSGIEDSAFTAVLPKVTEALERSAQDGVVEPHQLQQLVRRTLGKWVSDTYRRRPMILPVVVEV; this is encoded by the coding sequence TTGAGTCATCCGCACCCTGAACTGGGCCGGCCCCCGGCGCTCGCGAAGGGCGGCCTCCGGGTCACCCCGCTCGGCGGCCTGGGCGAAATCGGCCGCAACATGACGGTCTTCGAGTACGGCGGCCGTCTGCTGATCGTCGACTGCGGAGTGCTCTTCCCCGAGGAGGAGCAGCCCGGAATCGACCTGATCCTGCCGGACTTCTCGTCCATCCGGGACCGCCTCGACGACATCGAGGGCATCGTCCTCACCCACGGGCACGAGGACCACATCGGCGGCGTCCCCTTCCTCCTGCGCGAGAAGCCGGACATCCCGCTGATCGGCTCCAAGCTGACCCTCGCCCTCATCGAGGCCAAGCTCCAGGAACACCGCATCCGCCCGTACACCCTCGAGGTGGCGGAGGGGCACCGCGAACGCGTCGGCCCCTTCGACTGCGAGTTCGTCGCGGTCAACCACTCCATCCCGGACGCGCTGGCCGTCGCCATCCGCACCCCCGCGGGCATGGTCGTCCACACCGGCGACTTCAAGATGGACCAGCTCCCGCTGGACGGCCGCCTCACGGACCTGCACGCGTTCGCGCGCCTCAGCGAGGAGGGCATCGACCTCCTCCTGTCCGACTCGACGAACGCCGAGGTCCCGGGCTTCGTCCCGCCGGAGCGGGACATCTCCAACGTCCTGCGCCAGGTCTTCGCCGGAGCCCGCAAGCGGATCATCGTGGCGAGCTTCGCCAGCCACGTCCACCGCATCCAGCAGATCCTGGACGCGGCGCACGAATACGGCCGCCGGGTCGCCTTCGTGGGCCGCTCCATGGTCCGCAACATGGGCATCGCCCGGGACCTCGGCTACCTCAAGGTGCCGCCGGGCCTCGTCGTGGACGTCAAGACCCTCGACGACCTGCCGGACAGCGAAGTGGTCCTGGTCTGCACGGGCTCCCAGGGCGAGCCGATGGCCGCGCTGTCCCGCATGGCCAACCGGGACCACCAGATCCGCATCGTCAACGGCGACACGGTGATCCTGGCCTCGTCCCTGATCCCGGGCAACGAGAACGCGGTCTACCGCGTGATCAACGGCCTGACCCGCTGGGGGGCCAACGTCGTCCACAAGGGCAACGCCAAGGTCCACGTCTCGGGCCACGCCTCGGCCGGCGAGCTGCTGTACTTCTACAACATCTGCCGCCCGAAGAACCTGATGCCGGTCCACGGCGAATGGCGCCACCTGCGCGCCAACGCCGAACTGGGCGCCCTCACCGGCGTCCCGCACGACCGCATCGTCATCGCCGAGGACGGCGTCGTCGTCGACCTCGTCGAGGGCAAGGCGAAGATCTCCGGCAAGGTCCAGGCGGGATACGTCTACGTCGACGGCCTCTCCGTCGGTGACGTCGGCGAGCCCGCCCTCAAGGACCGCAAGATCCTCGGTGACGAGGGCATCATCTCGGTCTTCGTGGTCATCGACTCGTCCACCGGCAAGATCACCGCGGGTCCGCACGTCCAGGCCCGCGGCTCGGGCATCGAGGACTCAGCGTTCACCGCGGTGCTCCCCAAGGTGACCGAAGCACTGGAGCGCTCGGCCCAGGACGGGGTCGTCGAGCCCCACCAGCTCCAGCAGCTGGTGCGCCGGACGCTCGGCAAGTGGGTCTCGGACACGTACCGGCGCCGGCCGATGATCCTCCCTGTCGTGGTGGAGGTCTGA